The DNA region AAGTTCAACCCCGGCCTGCCGGCCGCCGAGCCCTTCCCGATCCCGGTGCACTCCGGCGACATCCGGGTCGACGTCCAGTCCGCGCTCGCCATGCTCGCCCCGGTCTGGGGCCTCAAGCCGCTGCTCGACATCTCCGCCGAGCAGGCCCGCGACGACCTCGCCCGGGCCGCCGTGATGGCGCTGTCCTACGTCGCCCAGTCCGCCCGCGGCCAGGGCCTGCCGATGGTCCCGCAGAGCGAGATCGACAAGGCCGAGACGGTCGTCGAGCGGTTCATGATCCGCTGGCGCGGCGAGCCGGACCCGAAGCACGTCAAGGCCGTCGACGCCTACTGGACCTCGGCCGCCGAGCACGGCATGAACGCCTCCACCTTCACCGCCCGGGTCATCGCCTCCACCGGCGCCGACGTCGCGGCCGCGCTCTCCGGCGCGGTCGGCGCGATGTCCGGCCCGCTGCACGGCGGCGCCCCCTCCCGCGTGCTCGGCATGATCGAGGAGATCGAGCGCACCGGCGACGCCGTCAAGTGGGTCAGGAACGCGCTGGACAAGGGCGAGCGCCTGATGGGCTTCGGGCACCGCGTCTACCGCGCCGAGGACCCGCGCGCCCGGGT from Kitasatospora cathayae includes:
- a CDS encoding citrate synthase 2 — encoded protein: MSDFVPGLEGVVAFESEIAEPDREGGALRYRGVDIDDLVGHVSFGHVWGLLVDGKFNPGLPAAEPFPIPVHSGDIRVDVQSALAMLAPVWGLKPLLDISAEQARDDLARAAVMALSYVAQSARGQGLPMVPQSEIDKAETVVERFMIRWRGEPDPKHVKAVDAYWTSAAEHGMNASTFTARVIASTGADVAAALSGAVGAMSGPLHGGAPSRVLGMIEEIERTGDAVKWVRNALDKGERLMGFGHRVYRAEDPRARVLRRTAKELGAPRFEVAEALEKAALEELHARRPDRVLATNVEFWAAIMLDFAEVPAHMFTSMFTCARTAGWSAHILEQKRTGRLVRPSARYIGPGPRRPEEIEGWDAIAH